Genomic segment of Catenibacterium mitsuokai:
GTATATACAGGCAAATTATCCTTTACTCCAATCTTCATACCAATTTTTCCAGCCTTCATAGAGATTGCCACTTCTCTTAGGCCATCTACTGTACCATCTAGTATTCTTACGATATCTTTGTCCTTAATCTCCAAGCCAGCTGTCAAATCCTTAATTTGATTATCACATGTTGTTGTCAGTGAACCTGTATTATCCATTTCAATATAAATAGGTTTTTTACTAAACTCATTATCAGGTGTAAAAGATTTTGAGTTTTTACAAGATACAAAAATTGTACATCCATCTGTAGGAATTGCAGCAACTGAGAACTCTTTCTCGTATACAATGTTTGCCTTAACAACTTTATTTAAATATCCTAATTTTTCTAGAATATTACAAACGAATTGATCTTTTTGTTCTTTTATCATCTGATCTGAACTTTTCTCTGCTAATTGATCTGGTGACATATAAGGCACTTTATCAAATGTTGTAATCCCCTTATCTCTACCAGAATATCCTGCCTTATCTAAATCAAATGAAGGACTTGAAGGGAATTGCCCACCATTATTCACATTAAATTCGAAGAACTGATCAAACGCCCAGTTCTTCGGAATAGGATAACCTAAGTTGCAGCTGTATCCGCTTGACATATCAGCTACAAATGAGTATTCCGCTAAGCCTTTATTACTGATATATGAACAGATATATCTTGGTGCATAAATTCCGACTTTATATTTTTTATTATTTGTTTCACTCTTAAATACATAATTCAGTTTCTCGAAGTATGGTACGATAAATGATTTCATCTGATAATCATAGCAGTCAAAGTCTACTGCGAAGTAGATAGTTGTACCACTAGGAACACCGATTCTCTTAGCTGCTGTAATTGCTGTATGTGCATCTACAATGCCCTGACTCAGATTCTGGAAATACTCTGCTTTATATCCTCCATCCTGATAGATAGGGAATACTCTTAATCCAGCACTTTCAATGTTTTTAATTTCTTCAAATGTGATGAACTTTCTTTTTCCTTTTGCTGTTCCTGTCAGATATCTACCTACCACCTGATATCCTGCATTCTTAATATCTAGTGCCTGCTGCTTATTTAATACTGTGGAGCAGTCACATGCCTTTGCTTTTCTTCCTGTATCACCTTTACTTGTTAAAAGTGATTTCATTGTTGCACAGTTTACTTCTCCAGATGTAACTAGCCCAATTCCCGTTAATGCATAGAACTCCTGGAATGATGCAACCATGGACTTAGTAGTACTGTCAAAGTTACCATCAAATCTTCCAGCATCATATCCATTCAAGTATAATCCATATTGAACAAGCTTATTATACTTTACATAGGTACCATTCTTCCCCTGCTTTAATACACCAGGGAATTTTGCTGCTGTCTGATCACCAAAATTTCTTTTATCAATACTGCCAATAAAGCTTGTATAAATACCTTCAGCAGCCTGTAGTGCTGCAATTAATGCATAAGAAGTAAATCTTGAGACAACACCATCACATGGACCTACACCAATGATATCAGACCAGTCTGCATTCAACTGCTGCTGAATTTTTACAATCGTCTTATCTCCAGCATTTGTCTTTTTAAACCAGTTGATTGATACTAGTCCCATCCAAACTTTCCAGTCAATGATGCCTGTTACTGGAAGTCCTGCATCTTCCTGGTACTGCTTTACAGCATTCACTCCAGCCGTATAATAAACTCCTGTAATTCCTCCAGCATTATACCCCTTTACAAACAATGCACACTGCAGAATGCATACATTTGGATTTCCTGGATCATTAGCATTCATTTTTGAAATATCACTTAAAGATCTCATTTTATTTAAAGTGATATTTCCTGCTGTTCCTGTTACTGGAGAGATTCCATTTTCAATCTGAAAGGCTCTGATAATCCCCTTGCATGTACCTGTACCAGTCAAGCCGTCCTCATCCAGCTTTACCCATTCAGAACGATGACCATACATGCTGTTTAAATATTTCTGTGCCTTTCTAACATTTTCATCTGCCATTATTACTATCCTCCTATTTTGATAA
This window contains:
- a CDS encoding glycoside hydrolase domain-containing protein; protein product: MADENVRKAQKYLNSMYGHRSEWVKLDEDGLTGTGTCKGIIRAFQIENGISPVTGTAGNITLNKMRSLSDISKMNANDPGNPNVCILQCALFVKGYNAGGITGVYYTAGVNAVKQYQEDAGLPVTGIIDWKVWMGLVSINWFKKTNAGDKTIVKIQQQLNADWSDIIGVGPCDGVVSRFTSYALIAALQAAEGIYTSFIGSIDKRNFGDQTAAKFPGVLKQGKNGTYVKYNKLVQYGLYLNGYDAGRFDGNFDSTTKSMVASFQEFYALTGIGLVTSGEVNCATMKSLLTSKGDTGRKAKACDCSTVLNKQQALDIKNAGYQVVGRYLTGTAKGKRKFITFEEIKNIESAGLRVFPIYQDGGYKAEYFQNLSQGIVDAHTAITAAKRIGVPSGTTIYFAVDFDCYDYQMKSFIVPYFEKLNYVFKSETNNKKYKVGIYAPRYICSYISNKGLAEYSFVADMSSGYSCNLGYPIPKNWAFDQFFEFNVNNGGQFPSSPSFDLDKAGYSGRDKGITTFDKVPYMSPDQLAEKSSDQMIKEQKDQFVCNILEKLGYLNKVVKANIVYEKEFSVAAIPTDGCTIFVSCKNSKSFTPDNEFSKKPIYIEMDNTGSLTTTCDNQIKDLTAGLEIKDKDIVRILDGTVDGLREVAISMKAGKIGMKIGVKDNLPVYTIIFTTKDILPQLDTKDYEMTTEINFKIMPSISDDGKQPKYEIDWEKVTQLAIIIVLVGCIAASGNALPLLGKTLIAQGILKLSEVMV